From one Lotus japonicus ecotype B-129 chromosome 3, LjGifu_v1.2 genomic stretch:
- the LOC130744260 gene encoding uncharacterized protein LOC130744260, which yields MKIISWSIRGALHENGKLFVKELVRTKNPDIILLYETRCQSARVSRFWNSLGFTLGFVSEAFGYRGGIWVLIRSNATFSYCLVHSHGQAISFELWRDNLSWVCTAVYESPTPVLREELWEHLSLMRNTILSPWLLIGDMNEVLLPSEVRGGDFFPNRADKFAEVLTACNLVDLGLVGGKFTWFRHRNQRIMLSKRLDRGLGDVDWRLAFPDASVEVLHRAHSDHCPLLLHCGGQNHRTNGPKPFRFIAAWADHPMYQSIVQGAWQRGTNDIQAKLDQIRKDSEVFNKETFGDILRRKRWVEGRLKRGPKRSR from the coding sequence ATGAAAATAATCTCCTGGAGCATACGTGGAGCTTTGCATGAGAATGGAAAGCTTTTTGTGAAGGAACTTGTCAGGACCAAAAATCCTGATATCATTTTGCTCTATGAAACTCGTTGTCAATCTGCTCGAGTATCCAGGTTTTGGAATAGCCTAGGGTTTACTCTGGGATTCGTGTCTGAAGCTTTCGGTTACAGAGGAGGGATTTGGGTGTTGATTCGCTCAAATGCCACCTTTTCCTATTGCCTAGTTCATAGTCATGGACAAGCAATCTCCTTTGAGCTGTGGCGGGATAACCTTTCCTGGGTTTGCACAGCAGTGTATGAGTCCCCGACTCCAGTTCTGAGAGAGGAACTTTGGGAGCACCTCAGTCTCATGCGGAATACTATTCTGAGCCCGTGGTTGCTCATTGGAGACATGAACGAAGTCCTACTTCCCTCTGAAGTGAGAGGTGGTGATTTCTTTCCGAACCGTGCTGATAAGTTTGCAGAAGTCTTGACGGCTTGTAACCTGGTAGACCTTGGGCTAGTTGGAGGTAAGTTTACGTGGTTTCGTCACAGAAACCAAAGGATCATGCTTTCTAAGCGTTTGGACCGTGGCCTGGGTGATGTCGACTGGAGACTTGCCTTTCCCGATGCTTCTGTTGAAGTTTTACATCGGGCTCATTCGGACCATTGTCCACTCTTACTTCATTGCGGAGGCCAAAATCACCGTACTAATGGTCCAAAACCTTTTCGGTTTATAGCAGCATGGGCCGATCATCCAATGTATCAAAGTATTGTTCAAGGAGCTTGGCAACGTGGGACAAACGACATCCAGGCCAAGCTAGACCAGATTCGCAAGGACTCTGAAGTTTTCAACAAAGAAACTTTCGGGGACATCCTCAGACGCAAGCGTTGGGTGGAGGGACGATTAAAAAGGGGTCCAAAGAGATCTAGATGA